Part of the Deltaproteobacteria bacterium genome, CAGAGCCAACAGCACTCCCTCCACATCGCGGTGGCCAGCGATCACGCGGGCCTCTCGCTCAAGCTCTCCCTCGTCGCCCACCTGCGGGCGGCCGGGCACGGCATCAGCGACTTCGGCACCGACAGCACCGAGTCGGTGGACTACCCCGATCACGGGGCCGAGGCCGCCCGGGCCGTCGCGTCGGGGAAGTGTGACCTCGGGCTGCTGGTCTGCGGCACCGGCATCGGGATGAGCATGGTGGCCAACAAGATCGACGGCGTCCGCGCCGCGCTCTGCCACACCGAGTGGGAGGCGCGGGCCACCCGGGCGCACAACGACGCGAACGTCCTCTGCCTGGGCGAGCGGGTGGTGGGCCCCGGCCTGGCCGAGGCGATCCTCGACGCCTTTTTGAACACCCCCTTCGAGGGGGGACGCCACGAGCGGCGGGTCGCCAAGATCTCCGCCCTGGAAAAGGAGTGATTCAAGATGGTCAAGCACATCCAGACCCCGCTGAAGGACGCCGATCCCGAGATCTTCCGGGCCGTGCAGGACGAGGTCCGCCGCCAGGAGGAGGGGGTCGAGCTCATCGCCTCCGAGAACTTCGTCTCGGACGCCGTGCTCACCGCTCTCGGCTCGGTGCTGACCAACAAGTACGCGGAGGGCTACCCGGGCAAGCGCTACTACGGCGGCTGTGAGGTGGTGGACGTCGCCGAGCAGCTGGCCATCGACCGGGCCATGGCCCTCTTCGGCGCCGAGCACGCCAACGTGCAGCCGCACTCCGGCGCCCAGGCCAACATGGCGGTCTACTTCGCGGCCATCGAGCCGGGGGACACCATCCTCGCCATGGACCTGGCCCAGGGCGGGCACCTCACCCACGGCTCGCCGGTGAACTTCTCCGGCCGCCTCTACGACGTGGTGCCCTACGGCCTCGGCGAGGACGAGCGGATCGACTACGAGAAGCTCCACGCCCTGGCGGTCGAGAAGAAGCCGAAGGTGATCGTCGCCGGCGCCTCGGCCTACCCCCGGATCATCGAGTGGGAGAAGGTCCGCGCCGCCGCCGACGCGGTGGGCGCCCTGGTGATGGTGGACATGGCCCACATCGCCGGTCTGGTCGCCACCGGCCTGCACCCCTCGCCGGTGCCCCACGCCGACTTCGTCACCACCACCACCCACAAGACCCTCCGCGGGCCGCGGGGTGGGATGATCCTCTGCACCAAGGCCTGGCGGAAGAAGGTCAACTCGCGGGTCTTCCCCGGGATGCAGGGCGGCCCGCTGATGCACGTCATCGCCGCCAAGGCCGTCGCCCTCAAGGAGGCCGCGGCGCCCGAGTTCAAGACCTACCAGGAGCAGGTCGTGAAGAACGCGGCGGCGCTGGCCGCGGCCCTGGCCGAGGGCGGCCTGCGCCTCGTCTCCGGCGGCACCGACAACCACCTCACCCTGGTGGACCTGCGGCCCAAGGGCCTGACCGGCACCCAGGGCGAGATCGCCCTGGGCGAGGCGGGGATCACCGTGAACAAGAACATGATCCCCAACGACCCGGAGAAGCCCATGGTGACCTCGGGCCTGCGCCTGGGCACCCCCGCCGTGACCACCCGCGGGATGGGCGTGCAGGAGATGCAGACCATCGCCGAGTACATCCTGGAGGTCCTCGAGAACCACGAGGACGCGGGGAAGAAGAAGGCGGTGAAGGAGAAGGTCGAGGCGCTCTGCCACGACTTCCCCCTCTACGCCCACCGCCTGGCCTAGAATCCCTCCGCCGTGAAGTGCCCCTTCTGCACCTCGACCGAGAACAAGGTCATCGACTCCCGCCTGACCCAGGAGGGGGAGGCGATCCGCCGCCGCCGCTCCTGCCTCGAGTGTGAGCGGCGCTTCACCACCTACGAGCGGGTGGAGGCCCACGACCCCCTGGTGGTGAAGCGGGACGGCCGGCGCCAGCCCTACGACCGGGCGAAGGTGGTCGCCGGCCTCCTGCGGGCCTGCCAGAAGCGGCCGGTGGCCCTGGCCGAGGTCGAGCGGATCGCCGAGGAGATCACCGCGGCCCTGCAGGTGCGCAGCGACCGGGAGGTGCCCACCTCGGCCATCGGGGACCTCTGCCTGGAGCGGCTCCGGCGGATCGACGAGGTGGCCTACGTCCGCTTCGCCTCGGTCTACCGGGCCTTCGCCGACATCGAGGAGTTCCGGCACACGCTGGAGGATCTCGAGCTCCCCTCCGGCGGGGAGGACGACGCCCCTTGAGCCACGACCGCTTCATGGAGGCGGCCCTCGCCGAGGCGAGGGCGGTGGTCGGCCAGACCTCGCCGAACCCCCCGGTGGGCGCGGTGGTCGTCGCCGGCGGGAAGATCATCGCCCGGGGCGGCACCTCCCCCGCGGGGGGCCCCCACGCCGAGGTCGTCGCCCTCGCCGAGGCCGGCGCCCGCGCCCGGGGCGCGACCCTCTACTCGACCCTCGAGCCCTGCAATCACCACGGGCGCACCGCGCCCTGCACCGAGCGGATCCTCGAGGCGGGGATCTCGTGGGTGGTGGTGGGCACCCGGGACCGCAACCCCAAGGTCTCCGGCCGGGGCCTGCGCCGCCTGCGGGCCGGCGGCCTCGAGGTGATCGAGGGGGTGGCCGAGGCCGCGTGTCAGCGCCTGGGCGAGCCCTTCTTCACCTGGGCCCGGCAGGGGCGCCCCTGGGTCGCCCTGAAGATGGCCGCCACCCTCGACGGGCGGATCGCCACCGCCACCGGCGACTCCCGCTGGGTGAGCGGCCCCGAGGCCCGCTCCCGGGTCCACGCCTGGCGCAGCCGCTTCGACGCGGTGCTGGTCGGGGCCGGGACCGTGCGGGCCGACGATCCCCGCCTGAACGCCCGGCCGGCCGGCGGCGGCGGACGCGATCCGGTGCGGATCATCCTCGACGGGCGGCTCACGACCGATCCGGGCGCGCGGGTCTATCGCCAGCGCTCGAGGGCCCCCACCTGGGTGGTGCTCCCGACGAAGGCCGCCCGGGCGCGCCGGTCGGGCTTCGCCCGCAAGGGCGTCGAGCTGATCGAGGTCGACGGCGCGAAGGGGAAGGTCGAGCTCGGCGCGCTCCTCGCCGCCCTGGGCGAGCGGGAGATCGTCAGCCTCCTCGTCGAGGGGGGCGCCGAGGTCGCGGGCGCCTTCCTCTCGGCCGGGCTGGTGGACGAGCTGCGCCTCTTCCTCTCCCCCAAGATCGTCGGCGCCGGCCCGGCCTGGGTGACCCTCCCGGCGGGGGTCGCGCCCGAGCGGATGATCCACGCCCTCGGCCTGACGATCGACGGGCTCGAGCGGGTGGGGGACGACCTGCTCCTGATCGCGAAGCGCTAGCGCGCTAGCGCGCCTGGTGCTGCATGGCGCGGAGGGCGCGGCGGCGATCGAGGGCGCCGGCGTGGGCCTCGGGCCGGGCGTCCGGCGGGGGCCGGGAGCGGCGATCCGCCTGGCGGAGCCGGGCCCGCTCCAGGTCTCCGGGGGTGGCGAGCCGGCTGCGGGCCGCCGGCGCCAGGTCGGCGAGCGCCTCGCGCCGGGGGCCGCCGAGGATCAGCGGCCGGCCCAGGCGGAGCACCGGCAGCGTGGTGTGCACCCGCAGCTCGAGCTGGCCGAGGGTCCCGTGGTCCAGGCTGGCCTCGACGCGGTACCAGTCGAAGCCCTCCGGCGTGCTCACCGGCCCCTCCGCGACCTCCTCCGCGCCGAGGAAGAAGGCCCGCTCGACGCCCTCGGCGGGCTCGAAGCCCTGGAGCAGGACGTGGGTGCCCTCCTCGAGGAGGCCGTCCTCCGATCGCCAGAGCCGCTCGCCCTCCGGCAGCCCCACCCAGAGGGAGACCCGCAGGGGGGCCGGGCCGCCGGCGGCCAGCGCGCTCACCCACCACGGCTCGGGGACGCCGGGGCCGTGGGCCTCCAGGGTGGGGCCGGGGTAGGGCTGGTCAGGGAGGAAGAGGCGCTCGGGCTCGCCCGCCGCGCCGCGGACGACGGTCCAGGCCATCCAGTCCACCGGCCGCGAGCGGGGCGTGAAGCGGGGGTGGGCCAGGCGGTTGGCCGCGTGGGTGACCGTGAACTCCTCGGCCTCGAGGCCGGTGAGGAGGCGCCGCTCGGGGGCCGCGGCGGGCTCGGGCCCGCAGGCGCTCGCGACGAGGAGCAGCAGGGGGAGGAGGCGCCTCACTGGCTCACCCACGCTCTCGCCGCCTCGAGGACGGTGTCGGTGCCCCGCAGCAGGTCGCTCTGGGTCTGGAGGATCCACTCGTCGGGGCCGGCGCCGCTGCCGGTGAGGAAGGGCCGCGCCTCGCCCCCGGCCGGGATCAGGCGGGAGTCGGCCACCTGGATGGCCCCCCCCGAGACCTCCCCGGCCCGCACGCTCATCAGGTGGGTGAAGAAGTCGTTGCCCGAGACATCACGGTGGGTGAGCACGGCGACCCGGGCGCCCGCCGCGGCCGCCGGGGCGGGGTGGCCCTCCATCGGCAGGGGCTCGGCGAAGAAGCCCCCGCAGGCGCCGCCGACCACGGCCTGGCAGGTGCGCAGCGCCTCCCAGGTCTCCTCGGAGATCGAGGCGTCCGCGAAGTAGGCGTCCTCGTAGCCGAGGCCCTCGCTGGCCGAGACGAGGAAGGAGCCGAGGTGGTCGACCTCCGCGGAGTAGCCTCCGTTGCCGATCCGCTCGTCGATGATGACCCGCGCCGGGCCGTCGCGCAGGGCGATGGCGAAGGCCGGCGTGCTGCCGATGAAGTCGTCGAAGCGCAGGTACCGCACCCCGCCGTCGTCGCCGACGAAGGGCTGGTCCCGCCCGCCGCCAGGATCATGCAGCGCGGTCCCGAGGGTGCGCCGCACCCGGGGCTCGCAGGCGTAGCCGGAGAAGCCCCCGCTCATGCCCTCGGTCCAGACCGCGGCGGTGGCCTCGGCCAGGGAGAGCTCGTGGTGGACCGGGGCGGCGGCGCAGGCGTCCGCCCCCGGGGCCAGGCCCGCCTCGCAGCGGGCCACCCGCAGCCGGGAGCCCAGGAAGGTCGCCAGCCCCAGCAGGTGCAGGGCGCCGGCGGGCTCCCGCCCCCCGGGGTCGCCGTTGTAGCCGAGGAGGGGATCCACGGCCTCGAGCCACGCGCGGGGGGTGAGGCCGTCGATCTCGAGGATGGCGTCGCCCACCTCCAGGCCCGGGATGCGGGGGTCGAGGATCAGGGGGAGGCGCGGCGAGCCCCCGAGCAGGTCGGCCTCGCCCAGCAGGGCGCAGCCCACGAAGGGGGCCCGGGCCATCATCAGCCACCAGTGGCCGGCGTAGGGGGGCGAGTGGTGGTCGTCCCGCAGGGGGCGGGCGCCGGCCGCGAGCTGGCGATGGAAGCCCCAGGGTGGGTCGGCCCCCGCCCGGGCCATCCCGGCCAGGACCTCCGCGAGGGCGAGGCGGGAGGCCTGCCCGCCCTCGAAGAGGGCGACCTCCAGCTGCTCCCGCAGCAGCTGACCCGGGAGCCGGGCCGGGGCGGGGTCGGGGCCCAGGGCGGCGGCCCGGTCGGTGCACCGCCCGAACATGCACAGCCCCGCGGGGCCGCAGCCCTCCTCCAGGCCGGCGCAGTCCGCCGCCACCACCGCCGCCTCACCCAGGTCCAGGACCCGGATGGCGTCCACCACCACCCCGTGGCTCGACGAGACGGGCCAGACGGGCATGGGCGGCCGGGAGGTCCCCCCGAGGCCCTCCTCGTCCCCCAGCTCGAGGACGGCGGGGGGGAGGAGCCCGCCGAGGAGGGCGTCCACCGGGCCGCTGCTCCACTCCTCCCAGCCGTCGTCGGTGCGCCTCCCGGTGGGGCGCAGGCGCAGGGGCGGGAAGGGCTGCCCGGCGGGGTCCTCCCAGAAGAGGCCGCCGCCGATCCGCCGCCCGTCGGGCCGCTGCCAGAAGCTCACCTCGATCCGCCTCCCCGCCAGGGCCCCGGCGAGGGGCGCGAGGTCCAGGGTGATCCACTGGCCCCGCCCGCCCAGGCGCAGGGCTCCGGCGCCCTCCAGGGCCTCGGAGGCCGGCAGGAAGAGGGGGGAGAGGGCCTCGTCGTCCAGGGGGGCGCTGCCGTCCCCCGCGCTCACCCAGAGGGCCGGACCCTCGGAGAGGGAGGCGAGGGTGTCGAGGGAGGCCGAGGCGTGGTCCGAGGCGTCGAGCCGGACCCTCCCGGTGATCGGATCGAAGCCTCCGCGCGCGTCGTGGCCGGCCGCGATCAGCAGCAGCGCCGCGGCGGGGAGTCCCGAGAGGAGGAGGGCCCGGGCGGGCCGCCATGACCAGCGCGCCATCGTCGCCCGACGATACCACCGCCGGGGTCAGGGGTTCGTTGACACGGCCCGTGGGCGAGGCGCCACTGGCCCAGGGGCCGGGACGGCGGTGAGGGGCCGAATTCGCCCCCCAGCGGGCGAAGGGAGACCTGGCCCGCACCCTGCAGTAGTCCGCGCCGTGACCGAACGCTTCGATGGCCCTCTGCGTCTGGCCGACTGAGGGGAGCGCCTTGAAATGGAACTGAGGGGAACGGGGGCGAACTACTCGGAATCGTGGCGTACAGGGCTCTAGCGCACCGAATTCGGGGGGCAGCCACGCGAACGGAGGCCGCTTCTGCGGCCAGTTCTGAGACTGAGGGGGCCTGGGACGCCTGAAGTGCCACGCATGGCCTCTGGAGGGCTTCTAGGCGGCAACCAGTGTTCCGTCTTCGGCTTCCAGGCCTCCGAGAAATTCGCCCTGTTCTGAGACTGAGGCTACTTGGCTAGATCTCGTTGTACGGGGCCGACAGATGGAACTTGTTGGGTTCTAGGTGTTCGGCGATTTCCGTCTTGCGGGCCCGAAGATCGAAATCCGTCCTCGGGCACCTGTGCCGATTTCCATGTTTCGTAAGGGCCTGGAACTAGGTAGCTTTTCCGTCGAGAGGCCCCGAATCTGAACGTGCAGAATTTGCCTGAAGATGGAAATGAAATGTTCGAAATTGGGGCAAAGTGTGGCAAATGCCCCACGTTTCGAGCCATCGAAGAAGGCGCTGAAACCCTCCTTAGAAGGGCGTTCAAGGGGGGTGATCAGCCCTCCTTCGGCGCGACCAAAGCGGCCCTCACGAGGCAGTCCTTGGCCTCGAGGAGTTTTCGCAGGCCGGCGGCGAGTTCGGGGCTCTCGGGGAGTTTGTTGGCCGCCCAGAACGCCAGAGCGGCGACCCTCGCGGCCGGCTCCTCGATGTGTGGCGGCAGGTGGGCGAAGGTGAAGAACTGGAGCAGGTGCTCGACATTCAAATGGTGCTTGCGGCCGGACATCGGGGCCTCCTTGTCTGTCGAGAAGATCGTCTCGCGGTAGAACTTCAGCGCGGCGATCGATTGTTGGATGTCTGGCAGGGCGAGGTGCGCCGGCTCGTCGGGGCCTCGGTAGGTGGGCAGCCCCCAGGCCCGGCACAGCTCGAGCAGCACCGAGACGTCGATCATTCGGTAGTGGAGGTACTGGTCGAGCTCCGGCATGTGGTGGGCCATAAACCGACGGTCGAAGTGGATCGAGCTCCCACAGAGCCTCGCTTGCCCGGGCTCGGCCGCGTCCCGCAGGGCCGCGAAGATGAAGTCCGTGGCGCTCTGGAGGCTCCAGCGGGAGTCGCGTACCAGGTCGAGCAGCCCGGAGGATTGATGCATCTCCCGGACCCTCGGTGACATCTGGTCGAGGACCTCGTCGGGCTGGTGGATCGTGATGGGGATCGGCTCACCCTGGGGCACGAGATCCCAGCCGGTGAAGACCACGGCGACCTGGAGGATGGCGTCGGCCTCCGGGTCGAGGCCGGTGGTCTCGAAGTCGAGCCAGACCATGGGGGTCTCGGTCATGGCGTCACCCCGTAGATCTCCTCGCGGACCTTCGCGAGGGTGGGGGCGTCGAGGCCCTCGGCGCGCTCGAGCTCCTCGAGCTTCGCCGCGATGCGCTGGTTGTACTCGGCCTCCCACTTCTTCTGCGACACCGAGGCCCTGCCCAGATCCGCGATGGACTTGGAGAGGCGGTAGATGTCGACCGTCTGGGAGTCAAGCTCGAGCTCCATCAACAACTCAAGGAGGTGGGTCTGCATCATCCGGGTGAGGGTGTCGTTCAGGGCGCCCTTGTCGTCCGGGAGGGCCTCCTGCATCCTGATGGCCACCTCGCTGGCCCATTTAAGCCTGGCGTTTTCCTTCTCGACCTTCTTGCTCCACCGGAAGAGGCTGGTCTTGGAGATCTGGATCTCCATCCCCTCCTTTTCGAGTCGCTCGTTCAGAAGCTCCGTCACCTCTTGGTAGTCCGAGAAGTTCCGGTCCGAGAGTTCGTCCTTGAGCCAGTTCTGGATTGACTTCGGGAGTTGCGCTACGAACGAGCGGCGCATCACCACTCCTGCTTGGGGCGGGAGAGGCCGACAGGGCAAGGCACCGCGTACTCCACGACGCAGGTCCCGTCCGAGGTGATCTTGGCCACCCAGATCGAAACGTCACGCTCGGCCTCGATCTCGACCAAGCCGAGGCCCCGGAGGAAGTGCAGCTCGCCGCGGATGTCGGCGAGCGTCACGTCGAACTCGCAGGTGACCATCACTTGGGTGATGATCCGGTCGAGGACGCCCACCTCCTTGGCCGAGTAGACGTATCGCAGGATGTTCCAGCGGATGACTTCCTTCGTGGCCGTTGCGAGTCGGTCCTTAAGTGACATGATCGTTTCCCTTTTGCTTGTCGAGCGCGTCGAAGATCAAATCGAAGCGTCGGTTGAGCACGGCCAGGGCTCGGAGCCAGTCGTTGCGGTGGACGTAGTTCTTCGCGAGCTCGACGCGCAGCTCGAGGATCGACTTCTCCAGCTCGTGCTGCTTGCTGGACGACGCTTCGAGGAGATCCTTGAGCGACTTCATCTGGGTGTCGAAGTTCTCCTTCTGACTGCCCAGCATGAACTTCACAGCGAAGATGAAGACGACCGTCCAAAGCGAGACGACGCCAACGAGCCCGCCCAGCGTCGACCAATAGTCGTCGGTCAACACCCCGAGCAGGATGCTATCCTGTAGCCCTACCAGCTCCATCTGCCCCCCAAAATTGCACGTCCTTCGGTCCGACCACCGAAGGGGTAGGTGAGTTCCCCACGGGCGAAGAGAGAGAGAGAGGTATTCGGTGTGACCCGGTAGCCGCTCTCCAGCCACGCCGCGGCAGCGGCAGGCGTGAGCCCGCCGCCGACCTCGAGGTAGCCTCGCCCAGGGGAAAGTCTGTCCACGCTGTCGAGACCCTCCGTCAGCTCGTCGCGGAGGGCTCGGAAGGGGGGACCGAGGTGGCGCCCCCCTCGACGGCGACAGGCTCCAGCGTGAACATCGGGATCTTGGCCGCGTTGCTGGCCAGGACCTCGAGCTCCGCCTCGCGCTTCTTGTCCGCGACGTGGAGCTTCTTGACGTGGGCGAGCGCGAAGGTCTGCTGCGCCTGGGTGGGCTCACCGACCCCTTGCGCGATCATCGCCGCTCGAAAGGCCTTGATGAACTCGGCCGTCTTGTCGAGACCGTCGCCACCGTGGATGCGCTTGAGCTCCTCGACGTACCCGTAGCCGTGGTCGACCGACGCGAAGATCGTCTGGCGGACCTTGTCCTTCTCGAAGACCCCGATCAGCTTCAGGGCGAGCACGAGGATAGTGCCGAGTACCGGCAGTGACGCCAGCAGCACCTGGAGCCAGACCGCCTGCCCTCCTCCCGTACTCGACAGGGCCGTGGAGATGGCATCGCCGATGTCCGCCGTGGTCTCGGCACCGATCATGGGCACGATGGAAGAGGCGAGCAGCGGCGCCGGCGCCAGGAAGTCACCGACCGTGGTGGGAGTGACCGCCAGGTTGCCGAGCTCGCCCGGAGAGGCCCGAGACCCGAGCCCCAGGGGCGGCGCCTGGGTGGAGGCGGCGACGTTCACACCGGGGACGATGGCAGCCGTGTGCGAGGAGATCGCCGCCCGGAAGGTCGAGGCCCAGCCGGGGTGTGGCACCAGACTGAGGCAGGTGAGGATGATCAGAATCGCGTAGCGGTACATGTGTGCTCCTTTCAGCGGGGAGGCAGGTAGAGGTGGCCTTCCGGCGGGTAATCCGGAGGCAGAAGATCGCGGCCGAGCCAGGCCTTCACGTCGAAGCCCGGACACAGCTTGGTGGGGTCATGGTCGCGGTGACCGATGACCTCGGCGCCGCCGGTGACCATCCCGAAGGCGTAGACGACGAGCGCGAGGGTCTTCCACTGCTTGGGCGTGAACCGCTCGGTGCCCACCAGGCAGACGCCGACGGAGCGGCCGTTGACGCCCTCGGCGTGGGCGCCGACCTCGGCCAGGGACCGGCCTGGCACGAGCTCACCGGTGCGGAGGATCACGCCGTGATAGCCGATGTACTGCAGGTGCGGCTGGTGCAGCTCGGCCATGCGGCCGCTGCGGCGGAAGCCTCGTTGCCGGTGCCAGTCGTCGATGTCCTCGGCGCCCCACCGGTTCGACTCGTCGGGAGTCTTCGAGTGGTGGATTATTAGTAGGTCGATCGTTGACAGGTTTCGGGTCACGCAGCGAACGTAGCGAGGAGCCGGGGATGCCCGTCACCCTGCACTACTTCAGGGGGAAGAGGGCGCCCTGCCGGTCGTCATCGTTCGACCACCCGGCGACGATGCAGCGCACCCACCGCTCGGTGATGCCGTAGAGACGTGCGAGCCTCGCCGCCGACACTCCGCTGGCGTATTGCTCCCGGATGTTGTGGTTGCGGCGGTCGACGAGGTAGGAGAGGCACCTCGGGATTTGGAGGTCTTCGCCCTGGTAGGCTGCCGCGAGCGCCGTGGCCGCCTCGCGGCCGAGCAGGTGCTCGAGGACGTGCCCGGGGGGGATCTCCTGCGGCACGTAAAAGGAGATCCCACCGTACTCGGTGACGAGCTTGAGCGCTGCCGCCAGGCCGATGGCGTCGACGATCACCTGGATGCTCTCGGGGAGCTCGCTGGCGGCCGGCGTGGTCACGGCTTCGTCGGCCCCCGTTCCTCGCGGCGCTTCGCGTCCTTGTAGAGCGCGGCGATGACGGCCGAGATCTCGTCGTCGTGACACCACTGGACCCGGTCTCTCCCGAACATCCGCTTGGCGATCGCGTGGGCGTAACTCCAGGGCCGCCCGGAGTCGGCGAGCAGCGCCTCGACCTTCTTGAGGCTGCGGTGCTGCTGCATGTTGGTGGGGCGGCCGGGGTAGGTCTGCT contains:
- the rpiB gene encoding ribose 5-phosphate isomerase B, whose protein sequence is MTQSQQHSLHIAVASDHAGLSLKLSLVAHLRAAGHGISDFGTDSTESVDYPDHGAEAARAVASGKCDLGLLVCGTGIGMSMVANKIDGVRAALCHTEWEARATRAHNDANVLCLGERVVGPGLAEAILDAFLNTPFEGGRHERRVAKISALEKE
- a CDS encoding serine hydroxymethyltransferase; the protein is MVKHIQTPLKDADPEIFRAVQDEVRRQEEGVELIASENFVSDAVLTALGSVLTNKYAEGYPGKRYYGGCEVVDVAEQLAIDRAMALFGAEHANVQPHSGAQANMAVYFAAIEPGDTILAMDLAQGGHLTHGSPVNFSGRLYDVVPYGLGEDERIDYEKLHALAVEKKPKVIVAGASAYPRIIEWEKVRAAADAVGALVMVDMAHIAGLVATGLHPSPVPHADFVTTTTHKTLRGPRGGMILCTKAWRKKVNSRVFPGMQGGPLMHVIAAKAVALKEAAAPEFKTYQEQVVKNAAALAAALAEGGLRLVSGGTDNHLTLVDLRPKGLTGTQGEIALGEAGITVNKNMIPNDPEKPMVTSGLRLGTPAVTTRGMGVQEMQTIAEYILEVLENHEDAGKKKAVKEKVEALCHDFPLYAHRLA
- the nrdR gene encoding transcriptional regulator NrdR — encoded protein: MKCPFCTSTENKVIDSRLTQEGEAIRRRRSCLECERRFTTYERVEAHDPLVVKRDGRRQPYDRAKVVAGLLRACQKRPVALAEVERIAEEITAALQVRSDREVPTSAIGDLCLERLRRIDEVAYVRFASVYRAFADIEEFRHTLEDLELPSGGEDDAP
- the ribD gene encoding bifunctional diaminohydroxyphosphoribosylaminopyrimidine deaminase/5-amino-6-(5-phosphoribosylamino)uracil reductase RibD; the encoded protein is MSHDRFMEAALAEARAVVGQTSPNPPVGAVVVAGGKIIARGGTSPAGGPHAEVVALAEAGARARGATLYSTLEPCNHHGRTAPCTERILEAGISWVVVGTRDRNPKVSGRGLRRLRAGGLEVIEGVAEAACQRLGEPFFTWARQGRPWVALKMAATLDGRIATATGDSRWVSGPEARSRVHAWRSRFDAVLVGAGTVRADDPRLNARPAGGGGRDPVRIILDGRLTTDPGARVYRQRSRAPTWVVLPTKAARARRSGFARKGVELIEVDGAKGKVELGALLAALGEREIVSLLVEGGAEVAGAFLSAGLVDELRLFLSPKIVGAGPAWVTLPAGVAPERMIHALGLTIDGLERVGDDLLLIAKR
- the orn gene encoding oligoribonuclease yields the protein MTETPMVWLDFETTGLDPEADAILQVAVVFTGWDLVPQGEPIPITIHQPDEVLDQMSPRVREMHQSSGLLDLVRDSRWSLQSATDFIFAALRDAAEPGQARLCGSSIHFDRRFMAHHMPELDQYLHYRMIDVSVLLELCRAWGLPTYRGPDEPAHLALPDIQQSIAALKFYRETIFSTDKEAPMSGRKHHLNVEHLLQFFTFAHLPPHIEEPAARVAALAFWAANKLPESPELAAGLRKLLEAKDCLVRAALVAPKEG
- a CDS encoding DUF3486 family protein: MRRSFVAQLPKSIQNWLKDELSDRNFSDYQEVTELLNERLEKEGMEIQISKTSLFRWSKKVEKENARLKWASEVAIRMQEALPDDKGALNDTLTRMMQTHLLELLMELELDSQTVDIYRLSKSIADLGRASVSQKKWEAEYNQRIAAKLEELERAEGLDAPTLAKVREEIYGVTP
- a CDS encoding N-acetylmuramoyl-L-alanine amidase; this translates as MTRNLSTIDLLIIHHSKTPDESNRWGAEDIDDWHRQRGFRRSGRMAELHQPHLQYIGYHGVILRTGELVPGRSLAEVGAHAEGVNGRSVGVCLVGTERFTPKQWKTLALVVYAFGMVTGGAEVIGHRDHDPTKLCPGFDVKAWLGRDLLPPDYPPEGHLYLPPR
- a CDS encoding Mor transcription activator family protein, which encodes MTTPAASELPESIQVIVDAIGLAAALKLVTEYGGISFYVPQEIPPGHVLEHLLGREAATALAAAYQGEDLQIPRCLSYLVDRRNHNIREQYASGVSAARLARLYGITERWVRCIVAGWSNDDDRQGALFPLK
- a CDS encoding regulatory protein GemA, producing MADRRKDLARIHCLKKELGLDDDLYRDVLEQVAGQRSAGDLDEAGREAVIVHLARLAKKAGKQTYPGRPTNMQQHRSLKKVEALLADSGRPWSYAHAIAKRMFGRDRVQWCHDDEISAVIAALYKDAKRREERGPTKP